From the Sulfurospirillum tamanense genome, one window contains:
- the larC gene encoding nickel pincer cofactor biosynthesis protein LarC, producing MRVLYYDCFSGISGDMHLGAMLDLGVDSHYLKEELSKLSLNHEFTLTIQKTNKMGICGTKVNISLTHNHHRVWHTHTHPYEHRTFKCIESMILKSALSENVKARSIKMFWCVAMAEAKIHGKEPLEVTFHEVGAVDSIVDIVGSAICLEALHVDKIIASKIELGSGFVQCAHGTLPVPAPATLEILKNIPVTFGRVPFETTTPTGATIIKTNVDTYAVNPALTIEKIGYGIGHKDFTIPNILRICLGTIEEKVENIPEEIILETNIDDMSPEILSYVQERLFDAGAKDVYTTAIMTKKNRLGVKLSVLVNAQEEAKMIEIIFAETSSIGLRRSTIQKIMLDREIKTISTPYGEISIKCVFSQGKLLKYKAEYEECKKAALQHKVPISTLYDSVTKAMMKNNNYASKI from the coding sequence GTGAGAGTTCTTTATTATGACTGTTTTAGCGGCATTAGTGGTGATATGCACCTTGGAGCTATGCTAGATCTAGGGGTGGATAGTCATTATTTAAAAGAAGAGCTCTCAAAACTTTCTTTAAATCATGAGTTTACGCTCACTATTCAAAAAACAAATAAAATGGGCATTTGTGGTACTAAAGTAAATATTTCATTGACACACAACCATCATAGAGTATGGCATACTCACACGCACCCCTATGAACATCGTACATTTAAGTGCATTGAATCGATGATTTTAAAGAGCGCACTTAGTGAGAATGTTAAAGCACGAAGCATTAAAATGTTTTGGTGCGTAGCCATGGCTGAGGCAAAAATTCATGGAAAAGAGCCTTTGGAAGTTACTTTTCATGAAGTGGGTGCAGTGGACTCCATTGTTGATATTGTAGGTTCTGCTATTTGCTTGGAAGCTTTACATGTAGATAAAATTATAGCGTCAAAAATAGAGCTCGGCAGTGGATTTGTACAGTGCGCTCATGGAACATTGCCCGTTCCAGCACCCGCTACACTTGAAATTTTAAAAAACATTCCTGTAACTTTTGGACGCGTGCCTTTTGAAACAACAACGCCCACAGGTGCAACTATCATTAAAACCAATGTGGATACGTACGCAGTAAACCCCGCCTTAACCATCGAAAAGATAGGTTATGGCATCGGCCATAAAGATTTTACTATCCCCAATATTTTGCGTATTTGCTTGGGCACAATAGAAGAAAAAGTTGAAAACATACCCGAAGAAATCATTTTAGAAACCAACATTGATGATATGAGTCCTGAAATCCTCTCCTATGTCCAAGAGAGACTTTTTGATGCAGGGGCAAAAGATGTTTACACGACTGCCATTATGACTAAGAAAAATCGTTTAGGCGTTAAGCTTAGCGTTTTAGTAAACGCTCAAGAAGAGGCAAAAATGATTGAAATCATCTTTGCTGAAACTTCTTCGATAGGCCTTAGGCGATCAACCATTCAAAAGATTATGCTGGATCGAGAAATCAAAACTATCTCTACCCCATATGGTGAAATTAGCATTAAATGTGTTTTTTCTCAGGGTAAATTGCTCAAATACAAAGCAGAATATGAAGAGTGTAAAAAAGCTGCGTTACAGCATAAAGTTCCTATCTCTACCCTGTACGATAGTGTCACCAAAGCGATGATGAAAAATAACAACTATGCATCAAAAATATAA
- the larA gene encoding nickel-dependent lactate racemase: MKVSVSYGKDEKFDLDISDKQLIGVYSPNCVEKIDYNQAIDEALLYPLNKEAFDVFIDTDERIIFIVNDGTRPTPTRKVLARIYPKIKDKDIFFIVATGCHRAPTEEEWHFILGKEIYEDLHVKNRLWSHDARKDEMVYLGKSTNGTQMYLNKIVAEAKKVCAIGSVEPHYFAGYTGGRKAFLPGVAAYDTITQNHLLALHPNAQALSLKGNPVHEDMMDAMSVLGHIDIFAIMTVLDSDHDICAVKAGDLSNSFYAGIDKADEVFCVNIPQKADIVISVAPYPMDIDLYQSQKALDNGKLALKENGILIMVAKCRTGIGEEGFFKLMSSAHCAQAVLDKIKCGYKLGYHKAAKMAEINLWAQSWAVSELSDEEMKAVHLKPYHDLSIALEDAIKEKGKDASIIVLPFGSITVPKLANT, translated from the coding sequence ATGAAAGTTAGTGTCAGTTATGGGAAAGATGAAAAATTTGATTTAGATATAAGTGATAAACAGTTAATAGGTGTCTATAGTCCAAACTGTGTTGAAAAAATTGATTATAACCAAGCCATTGACGAAGCCCTTCTTTATCCCCTTAATAAAGAAGCATTTGATGTATTTATCGATACTGATGAGCGCATCATCTTTATCGTTAATGATGGAACTCGTCCTACTCCTACCCGTAAAGTACTTGCGCGTATCTATCCAAAAATCAAAGATAAGGATATTTTCTTTATTGTCGCTACGGGTTGCCATAGAGCTCCAACAGAAGAGGAGTGGCATTTTATTTTAGGAAAAGAGATTTATGAAGATTTGCATGTAAAAAATCGTCTTTGGAGTCATGATGCTCGCAAGGATGAAATGGTCTATCTTGGTAAATCGACCAATGGTACACAGATGTATCTCAATAAAATTGTGGCCGAAGCTAAAAAAGTATGTGCCATTGGGTCGGTTGAGCCACACTATTTTGCAGGCTACACTGGTGGTCGAAAAGCTTTTTTACCAGGTGTTGCGGCGTACGACACAATCACACAAAATCACCTCTTAGCGCTACATCCAAATGCACAAGCACTTTCCCTTAAAGGTAATCCTGTGCATGAAGACATGATGGATGCGATGAGTGTTTTAGGGCATATTGATATTTTTGCCATTATGACTGTTCTTGATAGCGACCATGATATTTGTGCTGTAAAAGCTGGTGATTTGAGCAATTCTTTTTATGCAGGTATCGATAAGGCAGATGAAGTTTTTTGTGTAAACATTCCACAAAAAGCAGATATTGTCATTTCTGTTGCCCCTTATCCTATGGACATCGACCTTTACCAGTCTCAAAAAGCACTGGATAATGGGAAGTTGGCGCTTAAGGAAAATGGTATTCTTATCATGGTTGCAAAATGTCGTACAGGTATTGGCGAAGAAGGTTTTTTCAAACTTATGAGTTCCGCACATTGTGCACAAGCAGTACTGGATAAAATCAAATGTGGTTATAAACTAGGTTATCACAAGGCAGCAAAAATGGCGGAGATAAACCTTTGGGCCCAAAGTTGGGCGGTGAGTGAGCTTAGTGATGAAGAAATGAAAGCGGTACATTTGAAGCCTTACCATGATTTATCCATTGCTCTAGAGGATGCTATTAAAGAAAAAGGTAAGGATGCAAGCATCATTGTGCTTCCTTTTGGCTCGATTACTGTTCCAAAATTGGCAAATACATAA